The following proteins come from a genomic window of Pseudomonas sp. Z8(2022):
- a CDS encoding TRAP transporter permease: MSEQEGLNASPSQWPKTLFYVALAFSVYQIVTAAFHPVSSQVLRAGHIGFLLLLVFLCYPAIGNKRPFQPVAWVLGLAGMATFGYQWYFEADLIQRSGDLTTTDMIIGLTLLALVFEAARRVMGIALPIVCGTFLLYGMFGQYLPGDLAHRGYGLDQIVNQLSFGTEGFYGTPTYVSATYIFLFILFGAFLEQAGMIKLFTDFAMGMFGHRTGGPAKVSVVSSLLMGTITGSGVANVVTTGQFTIPLMKRFGYKPAFAGGIEATASMGSQIMPPVMGAVAFIMAETINVPFVEVAKAALIPACLYFGSIFWMVHLEAVKNNLKGLPKDECPSAWAAVKERWFLLIPLGVLVYLLFSGYTPMFSGTVGLALTAIVILGSAIILRFNSFWLRMAFWVALGVLCAGFFQLGIGVVFGVIALLVAACWFIKGGRETLRACVHAMVEGARHAVPVGIACALVGVIIGIVSLTGIASTFAGYILAIGQDNLLLSLVLTMLTCLVLGMGIPTIPNYIITSSIAAPALLELGVPLIVSHMFVFYFGLMADLTPPVALACFAAAPIAKENGLKISLVAVKVAIAGFIVPFMAVYDPALMMQGDDWGATVYMVIKTMFAIGLWGIAVVGYYRLPLSWIERLVAVGAGFALVLAMPISDEIGFVVGAVLLAQHIWRARRRAQLAAA; encoded by the coding sequence ATGAGCGAACAAGAAGGGCTGAACGCCAGCCCCAGCCAATGGCCGAAGACGCTGTTTTATGTAGCGTTGGCCTTTTCCGTCTATCAGATCGTAACCGCCGCCTTTCACCCCGTATCCAGCCAGGTGCTGCGCGCCGGCCACATCGGTTTCCTGTTGCTGCTGGTGTTCCTCTGCTATCCGGCGATCGGCAACAAGCGCCCGTTCCAGCCTGTGGCCTGGGTTCTGGGTTTGGCCGGCATGGCCACTTTCGGTTACCAGTGGTACTTCGAGGCAGACCTGATCCAGCGCTCTGGTGACCTCACCACCACCGACATGATCATCGGTCTGACCCTGCTGGCGCTGGTGTTCGAAGCGGCGCGCCGGGTCATGGGCATTGCCCTGCCGATCGTCTGTGGCACCTTCCTGCTCTATGGCATGTTCGGACAGTACCTGCCGGGCGACCTGGCCCACCGGGGCTACGGGCTGGACCAGATCGTCAACCAGCTGTCGTTCGGCACCGAAGGCTTCTACGGTACGCCGACCTACGTTTCGGCCACCTACATCTTCCTGTTCATCCTGTTCGGCGCCTTCCTTGAGCAGGCCGGGATGATCAAGCTGTTCACCGACTTCGCCATGGGTATGTTCGGCCACCGTACCGGTGGCCCGGCCAAGGTTTCGGTGGTGTCCTCGCTGCTGATGGGCACCATCACCGGGTCCGGCGTGGCCAACGTGGTCACTACCGGTCAGTTCACCATCCCGCTGATGAAGCGCTTCGGTTACAAGCCGGCCTTCGCCGGTGGCATCGAGGCCACCGCGAGCATGGGCAGCCAGATCATGCCGCCGGTAATGGGCGCCGTGGCTTTCATCATGGCCGAGACCATCAACGTGCCGTTCGTCGAGGTGGCCAAGGCCGCGCTGATTCCGGCGTGCCTGTACTTCGGCTCAATCTTCTGGATGGTTCATCTGGAAGCGGTGAAGAACAACCTCAAGGGCCTGCCGAAGGACGAGTGCCCGAGCGCCTGGGCTGCGGTCAAGGAACGCTGGTTCCTGCTGATTCCGCTGGGCGTGCTGGTGTACCTGCTGTTCTCCGGCTACACACCGATGTTCTCCGGTACCGTGGGCCTGGCACTGACCGCCATCGTCATCCTCGGCTCGGCGATCATCCTGCGCTTCAACTCGTTCTGGCTGCGCATGGCCTTCTGGGTGGCGCTGGGCGTGCTCTGTGCCGGCTTCTTCCAGCTCGGCATCGGCGTGGTGTTCGGTGTCATCGCCCTGCTCGTAGCCGCCTGCTGGTTCATCAAGGGTGGTCGCGAGACCCTGCGCGCATGCGTACATGCGATGGTAGAGGGTGCCCGTCACGCGGTACCGGTCGGGATCGCCTGCGCCCTGGTCGGGGTGATCATCGGTATCGTGTCGCTGACCGGCATCGCCTCGACCTTCGCCGGTTACATTCTCGCCATCGGCCAGGACAACCTGCTGCTGTCGCTGGTGCTGACCATGCTCACCTGCCTGGTGCTGGGCATGGGCATTCCGACCATCCCCAACTACATCATCACCAGCTCCATCGCCGCACCTGCGCTGCTGGAACTGGGTGTGCCGCTGATCGTCTCGCACATGTTCGTCTTCTACTTCGGCCTGATGGCGGACCTGACGCCGCCGGTGGCGCTGGCCTGCTTCGCTGCAGCACCGATCGCCAAGGAGAACGGCCTGAAGATCAGCCTGGTAGCGGTCAAGGTGGCCATTGCCGGCTTCATCGTGCCGTTCATGGCGGTCTATGACCCGGCGTTGATGATGCAGGGCGATGACTGGGGTGCGACCGTCTACATGGTGATCAAGACGATGTTCGCCATCGGTCTGTGGGGCATCGCCGTGGTGGGCTACTACCGCTTGCCGCTGTCCTGGATCGAGCGTCTGGTCGCCGTCGGTGCGGGTTTCGCGCTGGTGCTGGCGATGCCGATCAGCGATGAAATCGGCTTTGTTGTGGGTGCCGTGCTGCTGGCTCAGCACATCTGGCGTGCGCGCCGTCGTGCGCAACTGGCCGCTGCATGA
- a CDS encoding TonB-dependent siderophore receptor, with amino-acid sequence MFSRKSHLAVAVAAACSLSHALAAEQEQIELDAQTVVGSSAAIEIDSYRSTPSSAATRLDLTPRQTPQSISSVNRAQIEDFQLNSINDALKFTPGISVEEIETDRTYYTARGFDITNFQYDGVGIPFSSGGQEGAVDLAPFERVEVLRGANGLMSGTGNPSATVNFVRKRPTSAPQARVDLTAGSWDKRRIEADVSGALTDSGNIRGRAVYAHEKKNSYLDRYSREKHVFHGVVEADLRDDTLLSVGYTLDKSAANSPLWGALPLFDSAGNPTRLSRSTSTAADWSWWDNQEQRIFSELTHTFANGWQAKGSVTHVKKKSDSELFYVFGTPDAATGQGLFGYPSQYSGDIRQWIGDISLGGPFSLAGREHELVLGANWYKSEVDELSLYIPGNSVPVPTDDIYNGNFPKPGGWDRSDGGSYEDKQQSFYSAARFSLTDDLTFIAGARAVELKTEGFSYGQERKRKDDTVLPYAGLVYDLSDQYSLYASYTEIFNPQKEEGADLRRLDPIMGDNYELGIKGELLDGKLNVSAAVFRTKQSNVAESIGFDAGSGKQIYDGVDYLSEGYELEVSGEVLPGLQVMGGYTYVDIQNADHSHGRTYAPKHMLRASTVYRVPQLPQLKVGANLSWQDDIYRPVTLANGSTARIEQDDYALIGLMASYDIDPNWSVSANLNNLTNEKYISSLYWEQGFYGAPRNLSATLTWKY; translated from the coding sequence TTGTTCAGCAGAAAATCTCATCTGGCCGTGGCCGTCGCGGCCGCCTGCAGTCTCAGTCATGCCTTGGCCGCCGAGCAGGAGCAGATCGAGCTCGACGCCCAGACCGTCGTCGGCAGCAGTGCGGCGATCGAGATCGACAGCTACCGATCCACGCCCAGTAGCGCTGCGACCAGACTCGACCTGACCCCACGGCAGACGCCTCAGTCGATATCCAGCGTCAACCGCGCGCAGATCGAGGATTTTCAGCTCAACTCGATCAACGACGCGCTCAAGTTCACGCCGGGCATCTCCGTCGAAGAGATCGAAACCGACCGTACCTACTACACGGCCCGTGGCTTCGATATCACCAACTTCCAGTACGACGGTGTCGGTATTCCGTTTTCTTCGGGTGGCCAGGAAGGGGCAGTGGATCTCGCACCGTTCGAGCGGGTGGAAGTACTGCGCGGTGCCAACGGACTGATGAGCGGCACGGGCAATCCGTCGGCGACGGTCAACTTCGTGCGCAAGCGTCCCACCAGTGCGCCGCAGGCGCGGGTGGACCTGACCGCAGGTTCCTGGGACAAGCGCCGCATCGAGGCCGACGTATCGGGCGCGCTGACCGACAGCGGCAATATTCGTGGCCGCGCGGTGTATGCCCACGAGAAAAAGAACTCCTACCTCGACCGTTACTCACGGGAAAAACACGTATTCCATGGCGTGGTGGAAGCCGATCTGCGCGACGACACGCTGCTCTCCGTCGGCTACACCCTGGATAAGTCTGCGGCAAACAGCCCGCTCTGGGGGGCGTTGCCATTGTTCGATTCGGCAGGCAATCCGACGCGGCTGTCGCGCTCGACCAGCACCGCTGCCGACTGGTCCTGGTGGGACAACCAGGAGCAGCGAATCTTCTCCGAGCTGACCCATACCTTTGCCAACGGCTGGCAGGCCAAGGGCAGCGTCACGCATGTGAAGAAGAAGAGCGACTCCGAGCTTTTCTATGTTTTCGGCACGCCAGATGCGGCCACAGGGCAGGGGTTGTTCGGCTATCCGTCGCAGTATTCGGGCGATATCCGCCAGTGGATCGGAGACATTTCCCTGGGCGGCCCGTTCAGCCTGGCCGGGCGCGAGCACGAGCTGGTGCTGGGGGCCAACTGGTACAAGTCAGAGGTCGACGAGCTGTCTCTGTACATCCCGGGCAACTCCGTGCCGGTGCCGACGGATGACATCTACAACGGCAACTTTCCCAAGCCCGGCGGCTGGGATCGAAGCGATGGCGGCAGCTACGAGGACAAGCAGCAAAGCTTCTATTCGGCCGCGCGCTTCAGCCTAACGGATGACCTGACGTTCATTGCCGGCGCCCGTGCCGTCGAACTGAAGACCGAGGGCTTCTCCTACGGCCAGGAGCGCAAGCGCAAGGACGACACCGTCCTGCCCTATGCCGGTCTGGTCTACGACCTGAGCGATCAGTATTCCCTGTATGCCAGCTACACCGAGATATTCAATCCACAGAAGGAAGAGGGTGCGGACCTTCGCCGGCTGGATCCGATCATGGGGGATAACTACGAGCTGGGGATCAAGGGTGAGCTTCTGGATGGCAAGCTCAACGTTTCCGCTGCGGTGTTCAGAACCAAGCAATCGAATGTTGCCGAGTCCATCGGTTTCGATGCCGGCAGCGGCAAGCAGATCTACGACGGCGTTGACTACCTGAGCGAAGGTTACGAACTCGAAGTTTCCGGGGAGGTGTTGCCGGGGTTGCAGGTCATGGGTGGCTACACCTACGTCGACATCCAGAACGCCGACCACAGCCACGGCCGCACCTACGCGCCCAAGCACATGCTGCGCGCTTCCACCGTCTACCGCGTTCCGCAGCTGCCGCAGCTGAAGGTCGGAGCCAACCTGAGCTGGCAGGACGATATCTATCGCCCGGTAACGCTCGCCAACGGCAGCACTGCCCGCATCGAGCAGGACGACTACGCCCTGATCGGTCTGATGGCCAGCTACGACATCGACCCGAACTGGAGCGTGTCGGCCAACCTCAACAACCTGACCAACGAAAAATACATCTCCAGCCTCTATTGGGAGCAGGGCTTCTACGGGGCCCCACGTAACCTCAGTGCCACCCTGACCTGGAAATACTGA
- the cls gene encoding cardiolipin synthase, which produces MPADFGIPHLFAYLIATIHALGVLAAIHAVLTVRTAQGALAWGLSLFFMPYLTLLPYLVFGRSRFDAYVKARRQADSEMRQAMAEQDWRPWVEEAKAAHLSPAYDRLRALPRLSHLPGLTGNRVELLIDGDATFEAIFSALASAQHTILLQFFIIRDDALGQRLRDVLLERAAAGVQVHVLYDGVGSHALPRAYIDSLRQGGAQVHAFPTRAGLFNRFQLNFRNHRKIVVVDGEIGFLGGLNVGIEYLGQKPPLAPWRDTHVEVRGPVVASLQEAFAEDWYWACQKLPPLLMPSKQDEPGQLCQVIASGPADPQETCSLLFVEAIHAARERVWLSSPYFVPDEALSAALRLAVMRGVDVRLLLPARADHRIVYAASSLYAFEALRAGVRIFRYQPGFLHQKALLIDHDACVLGSANLDNRSFRLNFEASLLTFDEAFNAQVAHMLEEDFSRSRELANADRRNLHRLQQLGMRVARLISPIL; this is translated from the coding sequence ATGCCTGCCGACTTCGGCATTCCCCACCTGTTCGCCTACCTGATCGCCACCATCCACGCCCTCGGCGTCCTGGCCGCGATACATGCCGTGCTCACCGTACGCACGGCCCAGGGCGCGCTGGCCTGGGGCCTGTCGCTGTTCTTCATGCCCTACCTGACGCTGCTGCCTTACCTGGTTTTCGGTCGCAGCCGCTTCGACGCCTACGTCAAGGCGCGACGCCAGGCCGACAGCGAAATGCGCCAGGCCATGGCCGAACAGGACTGGCGCCCCTGGGTCGAGGAAGCCAAGGCCGCGCACCTGTCACCGGCCTATGACCGCCTGCGCGCGCTGCCGCGTCTGTCGCATCTGCCGGGCCTGACCGGCAATCGCGTCGAACTGCTGATCGACGGCGACGCCACCTTCGAGGCGATCTTCAGCGCGCTGGCCAGCGCCCAGCACACGATCCTCCTGCAGTTCTTCATCATTCGTGACGATGCCCTCGGCCAGCGCCTGCGCGACGTGCTGCTGGAACGCGCCGCCGCCGGCGTGCAGGTCCATGTGCTGTATGACGGCGTCGGCAGTCATGCGCTGCCTCGCGCCTATATCGACAGCCTGCGCCAGGGCGGTGCACAGGTGCATGCCTTTCCCACCCGCGCCGGGCTGTTCAATCGCTTCCAGCTGAATTTCCGCAACCACCGCAAGATCGTCGTGGTCGATGGCGAGATAGGTTTTCTCGGTGGGCTCAATGTCGGCATCGAATACCTCGGGCAGAAACCGCCGCTGGCGCCCTGGCGCGACACCCATGTGGAAGTGCGCGGGCCGGTGGTGGCGAGCCTGCAGGAAGCCTTCGCCGAGGACTGGTACTGGGCCTGCCAGAAGCTGCCGCCACTGCTGATGCCGAGCAAGCAGGACGAACCCGGGCAACTCTGCCAGGTGATCGCCAGCGGCCCCGCGGACCCGCAGGAAACCTGCTCGCTGCTGTTCGTCGAGGCGATCCACGCGGCGCGCGAACGGGTCTGGCTGAGCAGCCCCTACTTCGTGCCCGATGAGGCACTGTCCGCCGCTCTGCGCCTGGCGGTGATGCGCGGCGTGGACGTACGCCTGCTGCTGCCGGCGCGAGCGGACCACCGTATCGTCTACGCGGCCTCCAGCCTGTATGCCTTCGAAGCGCTGCGCGCCGGCGTACGCATCTTCCGCTACCAGCCGGGGTTCCTCCACCAGAAGGCCCTGCTGATCGATCACGATGCCTGCGTGCTGGGCAGCGCCAATCTGGACAACCGCTCCTTCCGCCTGAATTTCGAAGCCAGCCTGCTGACCTTCGATGAAGCCTTCAACGCCCAGGTGGCGCACATGCTGGAAGAGGATTTCAGTCGCTCGCGCGAACTGGCCAACGCCGACCGGCGCAATCTGCATCGCCTGCAGCAACTGGGCATGCGCGTGGCGCGGCTGATCTCGCCGATTCTCTGA
- a CDS encoding DUF1850 domain-containing protein — protein MIGLCLGLAGAVWAELPVPAFTLTWTHTIEKIRWEEDYRVTAEGLVLGEARVKGSGAGMEIPDGAELRNGSWHYQRQLPPLQPLRVGRMPEAGDYQLCIDQRCRPMSDWLGPPQASQPALDLWSCELSSPASDAG, from the coding sequence ATGATTGGTCTGTGCCTGGGGTTGGCTGGCGCGGTATGGGCAGAACTGCCCGTGCCGGCCTTCACCCTGACCTGGACGCACACCATCGAAAAGATTCGCTGGGAAGAGGATTACCGCGTTACCGCCGAGGGCCTGGTCCTCGGTGAAGCGCGGGTCAAGGGTTCCGGCGCCGGAATGGAAATTCCCGACGGCGCCGAACTGCGCAATGGCAGCTGGCACTACCAGCGTCAGCTACCGCCTTTGCAACCCCTGCGAGTCGGGCGTATGCCCGAAGCGGGGGATTACCAACTGTGTATTGACCAGCGTTGTCGCCCGATGAGCGACTGGCTCGGCCCGCCACAAGCGAGTCAGCCGGCGTTGGACCTCTGGAGCTGCGAGCTGAGCTCCCCCGCATCTGACGCGGGCTAG
- a CDS encoding DUF3617 domain-containing protein, with protein MRILSRSILPIAFCLSPALASALDLQPGVWEVSSHNMQVGGRAMPGMQEMLAQMQNLPAEQRQMMEGMMAEHGVRLGAGGVQMCLTAEQIKAQEIPLHDPDSGCSNEILERSATLWKFRFSCPDAQGEGETHFVSDKEFTTQVKGTYKGQPSSMESRARWLGADCAALKAN; from the coding sequence ATGCGCATCCTTTCTCGTTCCATTCTGCCTATAGCCTTCTGCCTGTCGCCAGCCTTGGCCAGCGCTCTGGATCTCCAGCCCGGCGTCTGGGAGGTCAGCTCGCACAACATGCAGGTGGGCGGCCGGGCCATGCCCGGCATGCAGGAAATGCTTGCGCAGATGCAGAACCTGCCGGCCGAGCAGCGGCAGATGATGGAAGGAATGATGGCCGAGCACGGCGTCAGGCTCGGGGCCGGTGGCGTACAGATGTGCCTGACTGCAGAGCAGATCAAGGCTCAGGAAATTCCTCTGCACGATCCCGACTCCGGTTGCAGCAACGAGATTCTCGAACGCAGTGCGACGCTGTGGAAATTTCGTTTCAGCTGCCCGGACGCTCAGGGTGAAGGGGAGACGCACTTCGTCAGCGACAAGGAATTCACCACGCAGGTCAAGGGCACCTACAAGGGCCAGCCGAGCAGTATGGAAAGCCGCGCCCGATGGCTCGGTGCGGATTGCGCTGCGCTGAAAGCAAATTGA
- a CDS encoding L-serine ammonia-lyase produces the protein MAISVFDLFKVGIGPSSSHTVGPMRAAALFTHALENHGHMPKVSRVVAELYGSLGATGKGHGSDKAVLLGLSGHEPDTVNVDLVPQYIETIRRDRRIALNGKHAVAFDEKADLKMFRKALPLHANGLRFAAFDAAGIQLHEATYYSVGGGFVVSEAVLADGTKQKIIAPDATTLPLPFRSGADLLRLTREHGIGIAEVMRRNERHWRNDEETDAGLLEIWRVMQACVERGCRTEGILAGGFKVRRRAAILARKLGGFQRSYMEDPLRMLDWVNLWALAVNEENAAGGRVVTAPTNGAAGIIPAVLHYYANAISGASERGIIDFLLTAGAIGILYKENASISGAEVGCQGEVGVACSMAAGALCAVLGGTPEQVENAAEIGMEHHLGLTCDPVGGLVQIPCIERNAIASVKAINAARMALYGDGSHYVSLDKVIKTMRETGADMLTKYKETARGGLAVNIIEC, from the coding sequence ATGGCTATCAGCGTTTTCGACCTGTTCAAAGTGGGTATCGGCCCGTCCAGCTCTCACACCGTCGGCCCGATGCGCGCCGCTGCGTTGTTTACCCACGCCCTGGAAAATCACGGTCACATGCCCAAGGTGAGTCGTGTGGTAGCCGAGCTGTACGGTTCGCTGGGCGCCACCGGCAAGGGCCACGGCAGTGACAAGGCGGTGCTGCTCGGCCTCAGTGGCCATGAGCCGGATACCGTCAACGTCGACCTGGTCCCCCAGTACATCGAGACCATCCGCCGCGACAGGCGCATCGCCCTGAACGGCAAGCACGCCGTGGCCTTCGACGAGAAAGCCGACCTGAAGATGTTCCGCAAGGCGCTTCCCCTGCATGCCAACGGCCTGCGCTTCGCCGCCTTCGATGCTGCCGGCATCCAGCTGCACGAGGCCACCTACTACTCGGTCGGTGGCGGCTTCGTGGTCAGCGAGGCGGTGCTGGCCGATGGCACCAAGCAGAAGATCATCGCGCCGGATGCCACCACCCTGCCGCTGCCCTTCCGCAGCGGCGCCGACCTGCTCAGGCTGACCCGCGAGCACGGTATCGGCATCGCCGAAGTGATGCGCCGCAACGAGCGCCACTGGCGCAATGACGAAGAAACCGACGCCGGCCTGCTGGAAATCTGGAGGGTGATGCAGGCCTGTGTGGAGCGTGGTTGCCGCACCGAAGGCATCCTCGCTGGCGGCTTCAAGGTACGCCGTCGCGCTGCCATCCTGGCGCGCAAGCTGGGCGGCTTCCAGCGCAGCTACATGGAAGACCCGCTGCGCATGCTCGACTGGGTCAACCTCTGGGCCCTGGCGGTGAACGAGGAGAACGCCGCCGGTGGCCGCGTGGTGACGGCACCGACCAACGGTGCCGCCGGCATCATCCCGGCGGTGCTGCACTACTACGCCAACGCCATTTCCGGCGCCAGCGAGCGCGGCATCATCGATTTCCTGCTGACCGCCGGCGCCATCGGCATCCTCTACAAGGAAAACGCCTCGATCAGCGGCGCCGAAGTCGGCTGCCAGGGTGAAGTCGGCGTGGCCTGTTCGATGGCGGCCGGCGCGCTGTGCGCGGTACTCGGCGGCACCCCGGAGCAGGTCGAGAACGCCGCCGAGATCGGCATGGAACACCACCTGGGCCTGACCTGCGACCCGGTCGGCGGCCTGGTGCAGATCCCCTGCATCGAGCGCAACGCCATCGCCTCGGTGAAAGCGATCAACGCCGCGCGCATGGCGCTGTACGGCGATGGCTCGCACTACGTAAGCCTGGACAAGGTGATCAAGACCATGCGCGAAACCGGCGCCGACATGCTGACCAAATACAAGGAAACCGCCCGTGGCGGCCTGGCGGTGAATATCATCGAGTGCTGA
- a CDS encoding BCCT family transporter, translating to MGNVPSHDTTPPTAAEANEGIPAPTGAANLIDTDYVIGQDNIKGQFVFVLDIHGKVFTISALVAVIFVVLTLALQTDVEPLFTALRDWLTHHMAWFFIGAANIFVLLCLGLIVSPLGRVRIGGREATPDFSYLTWFSMLFAAGMGIGLMFYGVAEPVSHFDAAMGGVTVENGVRTDWAPLGGAAGNAAEAQSLAMAATIFHWGLHPWAIYAIVALALAIFSFNKGLPLAVRSIFYPILGERVWGWPGHVIDILAVFATLFGLVTSLGIGAEQAAGGIEHLFGIEATNASKVLLIIAITLVALCSVVSGLEKGVRRLSEINIVLAFLLLAFVIIAGPTAAIALGFFENLGAYLTHLPALSNPVGREDVNFTQGWTAFYWAWWISWSPFVGMFIARISRGRSVREFLIAVLLVPSLVSVLWMTTFGGSAFEQIGAGLNGVADAALELKLFALLAELPLSGIMSFIAIVLVIMFFITSSDSGSLVIDTITAGGKVNAPVVQRVFWASIEGVIAIALLLGGGLVALQAMAVSTGLPFTIVLLVGCISIVKGLMSEPR from the coding sequence ATGGGAAACGTCCCTTCGCATGACACGACCCCGCCAACTGCAGCGGAAGCCAACGAAGGCATCCCGGCCCCAACGGGCGCGGCCAATCTGATCGACACCGATTACGTCATCGGTCAGGACAACATCAAAGGGCAGTTCGTCTTCGTCCTCGACATTCACGGCAAGGTCTTCACCATCTCCGCGCTGGTCGCGGTGATTTTCGTGGTCCTCACCCTCGCGCTACAGACTGATGTCGAGCCACTGTTCACCGCCCTGCGTGACTGGCTGACGCACCACATGGCCTGGTTCTTCATCGGCGCGGCGAATATCTTCGTCCTGCTTTGCCTGGGCCTGATTGTCTCGCCGCTGGGCCGGGTTCGCATCGGCGGCCGTGAAGCGACCCCCGACTTTTCCTACCTGACCTGGTTCTCCATGCTGTTCGCCGCTGGTATGGGCATCGGCCTGATGTTCTACGGCGTCGCCGAGCCGGTGTCGCACTTCGATGCCGCGATGGGCGGAGTGACCGTGGAGAACGGCGTGCGTACCGATTGGGCGCCGCTTGGCGGGGCCGCCGGCAATGCCGCCGAGGCACAGAGCCTGGCCATGGCTGCGACCATCTTCCACTGGGGCCTGCACCCCTGGGCAATCTACGCCATCGTCGCTCTGGCGCTGGCGATCTTCTCATTCAACAAGGGCCTACCGCTGGCGGTCCGTTCGATCTTCTACCCGATCCTCGGTGAGCGGGTCTGGGGCTGGCCGGGCCACGTGATCGACATCCTCGCGGTGTTCGCCACCCTGTTCGGCCTGGTCACTTCGTTGGGCATCGGCGCAGAGCAGGCGGCAGGTGGTATTGAGCACCTGTTCGGTATCGAGGCGACCAACGCCAGCAAGGTCCTGCTGATCATCGCCATCACCCTGGTGGCGCTGTGCTCGGTGGTGTCCGGGTTGGAGAAGGGCGTGCGTCGGCTGTCGGAGATCAACATCGTCCTGGCTTTCCTGCTGCTCGCTTTCGTCATCATCGCCGGGCCGACGGCGGCCATCGCCTTGGGCTTCTTCGAGAACCTGGGCGCCTACCTGACGCACCTGCCTGCCTTGTCCAACCCGGTTGGTCGTGAAGACGTCAACTTCACTCAGGGCTGGACGGCCTTCTACTGGGCCTGGTGGATCAGCTGGTCGCCGTTCGTGGGCATGTTCATCGCCCGCATCAGCCGTGGTCGTAGCGTGCGCGAGTTCCTCATCGCCGTACTGCTGGTGCCGTCGCTGGTATCGGTGCTGTGGATGACCACCTTCGGCGGTAGCGCTTTCGAGCAGATCGGCGCAGGCCTGAATGGGGTCGCTGACGCGGCGCTGGAGCTGAAGCTGTTCGCCCTGCTCGCCGAGTTGCCGTTGAGTGGCATCATGTCGTTCATCGCCATCGTCCTGGTGATCATGTTCTTCATCACCTCGTCGGACTCGGGATCCCTGGTGATCGACACCATCACCGCCGGCGGCAAGGTCAACGCACCGGTGGTTCAGCGTGTGTTCTGGGCCAGCATCGAAGGCGTGATCGCCATCGCCCTGCTGCTCGGCGGTGGTCTGGTGGCGCTGCAGGCGATGGCCGTGTCGACGGGCCTGCCGTTCACCATCGTGCTGCTGGTGGGTTGCATTTCCATCGTCAAAGGCCTGATGAGCGAGCCGCGTTAG
- a CDS encoding PepSY-associated TM helix domain-containing protein, producing the protein MRPILVLLHRWCGLFIALFLFTAGLTGAVISWDHELDEWLNPHLFDAQSAGPAQDPLQLVDALEARDPRLQVSFMPLALEPGHALGIFVDPRIDPATGKAYKLGFNQLGIDPVNGEIQGQREWGAISLSRENLLPFLYKLHYSLHIPDGFGIELGMLFFGIVAIVWCLDCLVALWLSFPNLRSWRKSFAFRWRQGGYKLNFDLHRSGGVWIWLLLLVLAVTSVSMNLERQVVRPLVELFSPLTPSPFASRTPVTLDEQIVPLIDRSEAIAIADAEARRLGWQAPAAGLFHSAEFGVYGVGFYELGEDHGDAGLGNPWIYVDSRSGELAGAHVPGTGSAGDIFLQAQFPLHSGRIIGLPGRILVSLLGLAVAGLSLTGVVIWARKRRSRMLAEQRQRADSQAVA; encoded by the coding sequence ATGCGCCCGATTCTGGTATTGCTGCACCGCTGGTGCGGCCTGTTCATTGCCCTGTTTCTGTTCACCGCCGGCCTGACCGGCGCTGTCATTTCCTGGGATCACGAACTGGACGAATGGCTCAACCCGCACCTGTTCGATGCGCAAAGCGCAGGGCCGGCGCAGGACCCGCTGCAGCTGGTCGATGCCCTGGAGGCGCGCGACCCGCGTCTGCAGGTGAGCTTCATGCCGCTGGCGCTGGAGCCCGGCCATGCGCTTGGGATCTTCGTCGACCCGCGGATCGATCCGGCCACCGGCAAGGCCTACAAGCTGGGCTTCAATCAGCTGGGCATCGACCCGGTTAACGGCGAGATCCAGGGCCAGCGCGAATGGGGCGCGATCTCCCTGAGCCGGGAGAACCTGCTGCCGTTTCTCTACAAGCTGCATTACAGCCTGCATATCCCGGATGGCTTCGGCATCGAGTTGGGCATGTTGTTCTTCGGCATCGTCGCCATCGTCTGGTGCCTCGACTGCCTGGTAGCGCTGTGGCTGTCGTTCCCCAACCTGCGCAGCTGGCGCAAGTCGTTCGCCTTTCGCTGGCGCCAGGGCGGTTACAAGCTCAACTTCGACCTGCACCGTTCAGGTGGCGTGTGGATCTGGCTGCTGCTGTTGGTCCTTGCCGTCACCTCGGTATCGATGAACCTCGAACGCCAGGTGGTGCGCCCGCTGGTGGAGCTGTTCTCGCCGCTGACGCCGAGCCCCTTCGCCAGCCGCACGCCGGTCACGCTGGACGAACAGATCGTGCCGCTGATCGACCGCAGCGAGGCTATCGCCATTGCCGACGCGGAAGCGCGGCGGCTGGGCTGGCAGGCTCCGGCCGCCGGGCTTTTCCACTCGGCTGAGTTCGGCGTCTACGGCGTCGGCTTCTACGAGCTGGGCGAAGATCATGGCGATGCCGGGCTGGGCAATCCCTGGATCTATGTCGACAGTCGCAGTGGTGAGCTGGCCGGTGCGCATGTGCCGGGCACGGGCAGTGCCGGTGATATCTTCCTGCAGGCGCAGTTCCCGCTGCACTCCGGGCGCATCATCGGCTTGCCGGGGCGCATTCTGGTGTCGTTGCTCGGCCTGGCCGTTGCCGGTCTGTCACTGACCGGCGTGGTGATCTGGGCCAGGAAACGCCGCTCGCGCATGCTCGCCGAACAGCGCCAGCGCGCCGATTCACAGGCCGTAGCCTGA